One Nicotiana sylvestris chromosome 12, ASM39365v2, whole genome shotgun sequence genomic window carries:
- the LOC138882749 gene encoding uncharacterized protein: protein MVVKTQFDYLLIRRSDKGLCKDCKVILGETLAAQQWLLVIDVGIMIGRTKKSALGRPRIRLGDLTKDNAQELEGRLSALGAWRSSSGASTIWTMTSNCVREVVREVLGVSKGYFDRHKCDWWWNDVVQGKVEAKKVAYMKLAGSTCEEKRRANRESGIR, encoded by the coding sequence ATGGTGGTGAAGACTCAGTTTGATTATCTCCTCATCAGGAGGAGTGATAAAGGGTTGTGCAAGGATTGCAAGGTTATCCTCGGTGAGACCCTCGCGGCTCAACAATGGCTCTTAGTAATAGACGTCGGTATCATGATAGGGAGGACGAAAAAGTCTGCTCTAGGTCGACCGAGGATCAGGTTGGGAGACTTAACTAAGGATAATGCTCAGGAGCTGGAAGGGAGATTATCGGCTCTAGGAGCCTGGAGAAGTAGTAGTGGCGCAAGCACTATCTGGACGATGACATCAAACTGTGTAAGGGAGGTAGTGAGAGAGGTGCTAGGGGTCTCGAAGGGTTACTTTGACAGGCACAAAtgcgactggtggtggaatgatgTGGTCCAAGgcaaagtggaagcaaagaaggtaGCGTATATGAAGTTAGCAGGGAGCACATGCGAGGAGAAAAGGAGAGCAAACCGAGAGAGTGGTATAAGGTAG